A segment of the Desulfitobacterium dehalogenans ATCC 51507 genome:
ACGAGGAGTCCTCAGAAAAGGTGCCCATGCAGCCGTTGGATGCCTGCGTGGCAGCAACTCAGGGAACCATTGGCTATATCTTAACAACCGCATTGCGACGGACGGCTAAACGGCTCGATGTCGATGTCGATACAGTTACCGTGCTCACCAATGTTGCCGTGAGTCCTGCAGATCCCGCCTTTGAGAATCCTACCAAACCCATTGGGTCCTTCATGTCTGCCGAGAGGGCCCAAGAGATGGAAAAAACCAAAGGATGGAAAATCATCGAGGACGCCGGGCGGGGGTACCGCAGGGTGGTTCCCTCACCGAAACCACGGAGAATCATGGAGAGCAAAGCCATCAGGGAATTGGCCCAAGCCGGGAATATTGTCATCGCCTGCGGAGGGGGTGGGATTCCAGTGGCTAGAGTGAATGATGAATTCGTAGGCCTGGAGGCTGTCATCGATAAGGACTTGGCTTCCAGTTTATTGGCAGAAGAAATTGGTGCAGATCTTTATATTGTCCTTACCGGGGTATCTCAAGTCGCCATCAATTTTGGTAAGCCCAATATGAAGTTGTTAGATAGAATCACCGTTTCAGAAGCGGAAAAATATATGGCTGAAGGACATTTCCCGCCAGGCAGCATGGGACCGAAGATTGCCGCAGCGTTAAAGTTCATCAAGAGCAGTGGGAAAGAAGTCTTAATTACTTCAGCTGAAAAGTTAGAGGATGCTCTGAAAGGGCAAAGCGGTACTTATATTATCCCGGATGCTCAATAGTGAGGAGGAAAAAATATGGCTACGTATGAGTTGTTTTCCCAAAAATTAAAAACCATTAACATCGGCTTACCTTCCTTTGGTGAGGACTTAATCACCCAGGAGGTAGAGACCGTTCTGGTAGACTGGCAGATTCCGGCGGGGGGAAATACGGAATTAATCAATGCTCTTAAAGTGATCGAGAACGCTGAAGTGGAGAAAGCCAATCATCTGACCATCGAAAAGATTCTTAAGGGTGAACCTGTTTTAATCGGTATGGAGCGTGCTCAGGATGTTATCCCTGGGATGGGTCCGCGGAGTATTTTTCATGCAGGCCCGCCCTTAACCTGGGAACGGATGTGCCCAGGGGTACAGCGCGGGGTGCTTGGAGCCATTGTTTTTGAAGGCTGGGCAAAGGATCGGGAGAGTGCCCTGGAACTGATCAAAAACAATGAAATCGAATTCTCCCCCAATCATTTTCATAATGCGGTAGGTCCTATGACCGGAATTATTTCACCCTCCATGCCTGTATGGGTTGTTGAGAACAGGGCCTTTGGCAATCGGGCTTACTCTACCTTAAATGAAGGAAAAGGAGTGACACTCTGGTACGGGGATTTTGATGAGAGTACCGTTGAGCGTTTGACTTGGTTCAGAGATGTCTTTGGTCCTAATGTGAAAAAAGCTCTGGATAAGCAAAGCGGTACCATCAATGTCTTCAATCTGGTTGCCCAAGGATTATCCATGGGAGACGAAGTCCATGTTCGCTGCCAGGCAACCACCGCTTTAGTGATCAAGGAGCTTGTTCCTCTCATGGCTGAAGCCGGTGTGGACGGCAAGGATATTGCCGATATGGTGCGTTTTATGGCCCGCAATAATACCTTCAGCTTAAACTTGGCTATGGCTGCTTCGAAATCTGTTTTGGATGCCGCTCATGGAGTGCCCAACAGCACCATCGTTACCGCTATGACCCGGAATGGTACGGATTTTGGAATTCGAGTGGGCGGGATGGGTAATCAATGGTTTATCACCGCTGCGCCTGCACTGGATGACTGCCTATACTATGCCGGTTTTAGTGTGGAGGATGCAGTAGCGGATATCGGAGACAGTGCCATTATCGAAACCGTAGGTTTTGGCGGTATGACCTTTGCCTGCGCTCCCACCATTGCATCGTTTGTCGGCGGGGGAGTGAAAGATGCTATTGAGTTGAATAAACAAATGGCTTCGATCGCCCATGGCCGCAACAAGACTTTTGCTATTCCTAATATGGATTTTGCCGGTTCACCTACTGGAATTGATATCCGCAAAGTGGTTGAATCCCGAATCGTACCCATTATCGATACGGGTGTTATTCATAAGGAAGCAGGTATTGGGCAGATCGGGGCAGGAGTAGCACGCGCCCCCATCAGTATCTTCGAGGAAGCCGTGCTGGCTATGGCAAAAACCATGTCAACCAAACAATAAGGAGGGGCAACGATGAGTGTCAAAAATAGTGTCAAGAAAAACAGCTACCAAGATTCAGTACGCTTAATGCGGATTTCCGGCCAATTAAAAAAGATTGCCGGGGTTGTCAATGCGTCCGTCATGATGGCCACCGACGCCAATAAACGAGTTATGGAAATGGCTGGACTGCTGGGGCCTGAGGCGGCTGCCGCCGGAGCGAATGACTTGGTCATCGCAGTAGATGGAGAAACGCCGGAAGTGGCTGAGGAAGCACTTCAGGCAGCAGAAAATGCCCTTACCGAATCCACCGGTTCAGGAAAGGCAGAAGCTCAAAAAGCCAAAAATTTAGAGTTGGCCCTGGAAGAAATGCCAGGGGCCAATATGGTTACCATCTCTGTACCAGGTGCTTTTGCCAAAATCGAAGTAGCCAAGGCTTTAGCCAAAGGGGTGAATGTCTTCCTCTTCAGCGACAATGTAACCATTGAGGAAGAAGTCGAACTGAAGACAATGGCTCTGGAGAAGGGTCTGCTCATGATGGGGCCGGATTGCGGTACGTCCATTATTAATGGTGCTTGCCTGGGATTCGCCAATGTCATCAACCGCGGCAACATCGGGATTGTCGGGGCTTCCGGTACAGGGGTTCAAGAGGTCACTGTTCAAATCGAACGTTGGGGCGGCGGTTGCTCCCAAGTCATTGGGGTTGGAGGCCGTGATCTGAAGGAAAAAGTCGGCGGACTCATGTTCCTGGAAGTCATGCGCCGCCTGGATGAAGACCCGGCTACAGAGGTCATTGTCCTTATCTCCAAACCCCCCGCACAGGCCGTTATGGCTAAGGTCCGTGAGACCATTGCTCAGATGAAAAAGCCTGTGGTGGTTAATCTTCTTGGCGGAGAAGCCTCGGATAATCCTACCGCCAATGAATATTTTGCCGGATCATTGGAAGAAGCGGCGGCAATGGCCGTTGCACTTGCCAATGGCACCAATCCTTATGCCTGGCAAGAAGACATTCCCAAAATCGAGATGGATATCGTCATGAGGGCCGAGGATCTGGCTCATAACCTTAATCCGTCACAAAAATATGTTAGGGGCTTGTTTTCCGGAGGTACCTTGTGTTATGAGGCCATGCTTCTCATGGAAAAGATCATTGGCCCTGTCAATTCCAATGTCCCCTTAAAACCGGAACAAAAACTGAGAGATTCCCTGTTTAGCTCGGAAAATACCTGTATTGACCTGGGTGAAGATGAGTTCACGGTAGGGCGCCCACACCCCATGATTGATTTCCAATTACGCAATGAGCGTATTCTAATCGAAGCCGCTGATCCGGAAACGGCAGTCATTTTACTGGATGTGGTCCTGGGTTATGGATCCAATCCTGATCCGGCTGCCGAATTAGTGCCTGTCATTAAAGAAGCTCAGGTACTTGCCCAGTCCAATGAGCGTAACATTCAATTCATCGGTTATGTGTGCGGCACGGATAAAGACCCTCAAGGAAAGGAAGAACAGATTAAAAAACTTCAGGAATGCGGGGTGGAAATTCTCCCGACCAATGCCCACGCAGCTTTGCTGGCTTCTTACACTGCAGCTAAGGTGGCAAGGGATTCAGCACATTAGGAGGCTAGCCCAATGTTAAAAATTGCAATTCTCACGTACTCAACCAAACCACGAGGTGGTGTCGTTCACTCTCTTTGTCTAGCTGAGAATCTTGCAAAACGAGGGCATGAAGTGCGAATCATCGCTCTGGATAAAAAAGAAGGGGGCGGATTTTTCCGCACCCCTCAGGTTCCTCATGAAATTATTCGATTTGGCGCCTTGCCCGAGCACTTCGATGACAAGATTGAAGCGTATATTCAGACCTATACAGATTACTTTGTGGGCGGAAAGGCAGAGGGATTTGACATCTATCATGCCCAGGATTGCATCTCCGCTAATGCGCTGGCCAATTACCGGCTAAGTGGAGCGGATTTTCCCTTGGTCCGTACCGTTCATCATCTGGACGATTTCACATCTCCGGTCTTAATTGACTGTCAGAATAAGTCCGTTCTTCGTCCTGATGCTCATATCGCCGTCAGTGAATTTTGGCAGAAACGGTTGGCTGCGGAGTATGGGGTAAAGGCTGGAATCATCCACAATGGTTTAGATACAAAACGCTTTAGCCCAGTAAAAAAGGGAGAGAAGCATAAGGTAAAGTTCGGCTTGGAAAATAAATTGGTCTTTTTAACCATTGGGGGAATTGAACCCCGTAAAAACACCAAGAAGCTACTTTCGGCCTTCGCCCATGTGCGGAAATATTTTGCAGAATCAGGAAAACAGGCAGTCTTGGTCATCGGCGGTGGACAAACATTGTTCGATTATCAGGCCTATCGTCAGGAATTCTTTCAAATGGTAGAGGGCTATAACCTGAAGATGGGGGAAGATGTCATTAATCTTGGCGTACTAAAAGAAGAGGAAGTCCCACTGATTTATCAGGCTGCGGATTGCTTTGCTTTCCCTTCTGTTCAAGAAGGCTGGGGGCTGGTCGCTCTGGAAGCTCTTCTATCGGGGACTCCAACTGTCGTGTCGGATATACCCGTTTTCCATGAATTCCTGACCCCCGGTGAAGATGCCTTATTCGTCAACCCGGACAATGCAGAACAGTTTGCAGCAGCAATGATCGAGACGATCATGGATACCAACTTGCGACGCCGACTGATTAGCGGCGGGCTTATGACCGCATCCAACTTTAGTTGGGAGGATACAGCCCGCAAACATGAACAATTTTACTATGAGATCCTGGAAGGCGCCCAAACCAATAAATGAGCCCCCAAAAGAATCCCTAAAAGTTGATCAAAGCCCGAACTGGCTCCTACAGAACATAATTCTTGGGCTGTCCGGGCAGGAGTGATTTTGGGGAGCCCATAGTACAAAGCACACACCATATTCTCCATAAGCTCACTGCCGGTGCCTTGAGATGCTAAGAAGAGCATTTGAGAGCTGATCTCATTGGTTAGACTTGGAGAATGCTCCACAATAATATCACTCAGAACCTTATGAGCAAAGAGTAAGGCGGCGGCAGAGGTTACAGAAAATGCTCTTTTGGCCGCTGTCAAGCTTAACAGAAGGCCGGCTAAGAAATCATCCCCTGAGGGCGTAAGTCCAGGGCCCAGTCCTATCAGTGAACAAGCCCCCTCTTCAATCATGGCTCTGTCAGAAGAATAAATCCCCTTCACGAGGCGACTAATGGATTGGCCCGCAAGAAGAACAACAGGATCTGCAGGGTGGGGAAGGGAAAAGCTCCCCTGTACTAAGGTAGTTAAGTGAGGGAAGAGTTTAGCCAGACCTGGGGATCTGGGGGAAAGGCGGAGCCAGCTTTCCACTTCCGATAGATTGTTCTTGATCAAGGCACTGGGAAGTAGGGAATTATTCTGAGA
Coding sequences within it:
- a CDS encoding MSMEG_0565 family glycosyltransferase produces the protein MLKIAILTYSTKPRGGVVHSLCLAENLAKRGHEVRIIALDKKEGGGFFRTPQVPHEIIRFGALPEHFDDKIEAYIQTYTDYFVGGKAEGFDIYHAQDCISANALANYRLSGADFPLVRTVHHLDDFTSPVLIDCQNKSVLRPDAHIAVSEFWQKRLAAEYGVKAGIIHNGLDTKRFSPVKKGEKHKVKFGLENKLVFLTIGGIEPRKNTKKLLSAFAHVRKYFAESGKQAVLVIGGGQTLFDYQAYRQEFFQMVEGYNLKMGEDVINLGVLKEEEVPLIYQAADCFAFPSVQEGWGLVALEALLSGTPTVVSDIPVFHEFLTPGEDALFVNPDNAEQFAAAMIETIMDTNLRRRLISGGLMTASNFSWEDTARKHEQFYYEILEGAQTNK
- a CDS encoding DUF2877 domain-containing protein, producing the protein MNSDLLSALSIGPFVLDYLRGSRDKGRVHSVFHRVINIFWTDGLWSISRSDVSNGPANVVTNLPISLDFTLYGIEPGTWVCFEKNKELLLLGRLSISLEKAAFWHPPLSQNNSLLPSALIKNNLSEVESWLRLSPRSPGLAKLFPHLTTLVQGSFSLPHPADPVVLLAGQSISRLVKGIYSSDRAMIEEGACSLIGLGPGLTPSGDDFLAGLLLSLTAAKRAFSVTSAAALLFAHKVLSDIIVEHSPSLTNEISSQMLFLASQGTGSELMENMVCALYYGLPKITPARTAQELCSVGASSGFDQLLGILLGAHLLVWAPSRIS
- a CDS encoding DUF1116 domain-containing protein, which produces MATYELFSQKLKTINIGLPSFGEDLITQEVETVLVDWQIPAGGNTELINALKVIENAEVEKANHLTIEKILKGEPVLIGMERAQDVIPGMGPRSIFHAGPPLTWERMCPGVQRGVLGAIVFEGWAKDRESALELIKNNEIEFSPNHFHNAVGPMTGIISPSMPVWVVENRAFGNRAYSTLNEGKGVTLWYGDFDESTVERLTWFRDVFGPNVKKALDKQSGTINVFNLVAQGLSMGDEVHVRCQATTALVIKELVPLMAEAGVDGKDIADMVRFMARNNTFSLNLAMAASKSVLDAAHGVPNSTIVTAMTRNGTDFGIRVGGMGNQWFITAAPALDDCLYYAGFSVEDAVADIGDSAIIETVGFGGMTFACAPTIASFVGGGVKDAIELNKQMASIAHGRNKTFAIPNMDFAGSPTGIDIRKVVESRIVPIIDTGVIHKEAGIGQIGAGVARAPISIFEEAVLAMAKTMSTKQ
- the arcC gene encoding carbamate kinase → MVNSEKKIAVVAFGGNALLPETQEGTFEEQQANADAAAESIIGISRNGYDVILVHGNGPQVGQVLVQNEESSEKVPMQPLDACVAATQGTIGYILTTALRRTAKRLDVDVDTVTVLTNVAVSPADPAFENPTKPIGSFMSAERAQEMEKTKGWKIIEDAGRGYRRVVPSPKPRRIMESKAIRELAQAGNIVIACGGGGIPVARVNDEFVGLEAVIDKDLASSLLAEEIGADLYIVLTGVSQVAINFGKPNMKLLDRITVSEAEKYMAEGHFPPGSMGPKIAAALKFIKSSGKEVLITSAEKLEDALKGQSGTYIIPDAQ
- the fdrA gene encoding acyl-CoA synthetase FdrA codes for the protein MSVKNSVKKNSYQDSVRLMRISGQLKKIAGVVNASVMMATDANKRVMEMAGLLGPEAAAAGANDLVIAVDGETPEVAEEALQAAENALTESTGSGKAEAQKAKNLELALEEMPGANMVTISVPGAFAKIEVAKALAKGVNVFLFSDNVTIEEEVELKTMALEKGLLMMGPDCGTSIINGACLGFANVINRGNIGIVGASGTGVQEVTVQIERWGGGCSQVIGVGGRDLKEKVGGLMFLEVMRRLDEDPATEVIVLISKPPAQAVMAKVRETIAQMKKPVVVNLLGGEASDNPTANEYFAGSLEEAAAMAVALANGTNPYAWQEDIPKIEMDIVMRAEDLAHNLNPSQKYVRGLFSGGTLCYEAMLLMEKIIGPVNSNVPLKPEQKLRDSLFSSENTCIDLGEDEFTVGRPHPMIDFQLRNERILIEAADPETAVILLDVVLGYGSNPDPAAELVPVIKEAQVLAQSNERNIQFIGYVCGTDKDPQGKEEQIKKLQECGVEILPTNAHAALLASYTAAKVARDSAH